Below is a genomic region from Oreochromis niloticus isolate F11D_XX linkage group LG13, O_niloticus_UMD_NMBU, whole genome shotgun sequence.
GAATGGCGAATCCATCCTTGGAAGGCCTCCGCTGGGATGTCAACACAGGCCAGCTCCATTGCCCTTAGGAGGTTCTCTCTTGTGTATGATTGTCTGTCATAAACCTTCCATCTCCACGATGAGAAGAACTCCTCTATAGGGTTCAGGAAAGGGGAGTAGGGTGGCAGACAGACGTTTAAAAAGTGGTCACTGTTGGTGGTGAACCACTCTCTGATTTGGTTTGTTCTGTGGAAGCGGACATTGTCCCAAATGATCACATAAAGGTGATGTGCGGGCCCAGGGTGGTGTTGTTGGTGGTCCAGGAGGATGTCTTTTAGCTCCTCTAGGAAGGTGAGGAGAAGTTGGGTGTTGTAAGACCCAAGGACAGCATGCCGGTGGACAAGCCCCTCCGAACCCATGGCCGCACAAAGAGTAATATTACCCCCCCGTTGGCCAGACCTCAGTGATGGCTCTTTGGCCAATGATGTTACGGCCTCTTTGCCTTCGTTTCTGCAGGTTGAAGCCTCATCCAGGAAGAGGTACTCATGAGGTCTGGCCATCGCGTCCAACTGTAATATCctctgtgaaaatgtgaaagtgCACAGGTGTTCAGAACAACAGTCAATCAGGTAGCACAGTATTGTCCAGAAGTAATGTAGGCCACTGAGCAACACAGTATGTCCACTAACTGTACTGTGAACATGGATGTATACTTACTTGCACAAACTCGTAACGTAGGTCTTTGTGTCGCGCAGAGTTGCGCTCAAAGGGAACCCTATAGACCTGTTTCATCCGCGTCTTTTGGCGCCGGAGAACTCGGTCTATTGTGGCCAAGCTGACATCGTCAATGCTCTCAAAGTTGACATTATCGGCAATGACTTTGTCTCTGATCTCCCGGAGTCTGATGAGGTTGTTCCCACGAACCACATCCACAATGAGGGTTTCCTGTGCCGCTGTAAATAAGGCAACCCTCCCACCTCTATGTGGCATTCTTTCAACTTTCAACATGTGTTACAATACAGTCACAACTGATTTGAAACCAATAGACTACTTTCACAGGTTTGTCAAACTGTATTGTGGCAAAGAAAGCAATAGAGTCCAATACCTGTTGTGTTGTCTGAATGCCCTGATAATGGTGGCCACGGTGAACCTACTCAGGTTTGGACGGACTCTTAGTCCTGCTTCAGCCATTGTCATGCCATTGTCAATGACTGTTGCTCGCATCTCGTCCGTAATGATGGTGCGAGGTTGTCTTGCTCTCCCTCCTGGACCTTCTCCTCTCCCATGTtggcctcctcctcttcctcgttgacctgctcctcttcctcctctcatttGAACTCCTCTTCCTCGTTGGCCTGCTCCTCTTCTTCCAGGGCCAGctcttctccctcctctgcatcgAATTCCTCTTCCCCTGACTCTGCCTTCAtccattgtgtttgtttggaatCTTCAGCAAACTGTGCACTCTGAACTTGCCGTGGTCACAGCATTAGCAACAAGTGTCTTCAATTTTGAGtcgttgtgtgtaatgaatgacGCCAGGTGTGTTCATTGTGTTCAAATATTGCTGACTGCGGCAAGCATGTTGCATCACATGAGCTTTCATTTGAGAATATGAGCAGAGTTCTTTTGCAACTTGTGTTTTAGCAAGGACAGATGTGGTTAGATTTATGACAACGGAGGATTGTGTTCTGTGAATTGTGTCTTCATGTGACATGTGTTTATGATATTGGTAAATGATGGCTCGATTTAGTAAATGTGTTTAGACAACTGGTCATTTGGTTTAGAGGTTTGGCGTTTGTGTTTTAGCATTTGAGAAAAACTgcaaagtggtgggtgggttcttttacattttgagagaagccaattgagtctaataacagattaaatgccatgttgaggctgtcatttttagcatctacatggatgttaaaatcaccctcaataattattttatctgagctgagcactaaatcagataaaaagtctgagaaatcagagagaaactctgtgtaaggcccaggtggacgatagatgataacaagtaagactggtttctgagttttacagctggggtggacgaggctaagcatcaggctttcaaatgaattaaaagtctgtcttggtctttggttgattaatagactggtgtgaaaaattgctgccacaccgcccctcggcctgtgcttcgaggtttctggtagttagaatgactcgggggtgttgattcatttaaactaacataatcatcctgctgcaaccaggtttctgtaaggcagagtaaatcgatttgttgatcaattattaagtcatgtactaacagagacttggaggagagagacctaatatttaataatccacatttcactgttttactctttggttcagatgtggatactgtattgttctttctttgtgattttttatgtttaagttgtttattgctggtttttagtttgttttttgtctttttgggagctgacacagtctcaatggagatgggtttttgggggggtagcaggaggagagaagctgcagagaggcgtgtaagactgcaactctgcttcctggtcccaactctggatagtcatattttggggggtttaataaattggtccatatttctagaaatgagagctgctccatccaaagtgggatggatgccgtctctcctaacaagaccaggtttcctccagaaggtttgccaattatctatgaagcccacatcgtttctgggacaccactcagacagccagcaatttaaggagaacatgcggctaaacatgtcactcctggtctgattggggaggggaccagagaaaactagagtccgacattgttttggcaaagtgtTAGAActattttttatctttaaggCTTATATGCCTCATTACTTTATATTTCATAATTACCTCATAATTTGTATCACACATTTATGGTTTATCCTTTGCTGCACACAGATATGTATTGTAGAATAGCTCTGGATTTAGACTGCTACGCTCTGACACTAACAGACACAAGACTGACCTCCTTCTTGGAATGCTGGGGGAAGGGCTCCTCTTGGAAAACACCACTAAACCAAAACATGTCTACAAATTCTGGTGTTTTGGAGCTCTCGGTCTCAACCCTGTTTCCCTCGCTCTACCTCTACAGCCTGGATACCAACCTAGGATGGTTGCCATGGAAATGGGAAGAGTCTCCTCCTTCAGGGAGATGTCCGAAAGGTGTaggccaggggtctgcaaccttttacacccaaagagccacttggacccggtttccacgcaaaagaaaacactgggagctgcaaatactttttgacatctaaaatgaagataacactgtatatattgttttttttacctttgtgctttgtgtgaacaactaaggtgtgctgcttatgaaatccatgaagtgctacagagaaaattaaattatatttatgtaatcaacacattttgaactcttaaagaaatataacaaaagcaaagacacccagctgaactaaaatgatccatgtagcaaacaaaaactgttgtcagcctccacccttatatcgcctttgggctgttggagccttgacctgattcttaaaaaaataattggtaaaaaagctctatgctgctgaaaaatgaaaaatagatatttgcaaaattctgcctagatatgtattttacctggttaatgcgtgcggcggggcgtggtttgcagcgccgctgcaggggagtcggacgcacctgagcgacacccgcaatcacgcctcgccgcctttacgtctgcgctatctgtgctgttgtgctgtcgggctgtgagctgcgaagctactgtatgcgtacagcaaccgtgtgtgaaaagtgctcaataaagagattcTCAAAAGCgcgttcatggaaacatcgtcgggtctgccgtgatatgtttacaatgggacttctgctcctgaacctctgcgcacagagtccgcaaatcagggctgtacgaagtcagtttacgcaggactgtaagctgtcatctgtcaggcgtgagcggtgtttgtctttaacatagttcacggtggagaacagctgctgacataatgtggatccgaagatccataattggcctacctggggttgaaagtctcgataaatgcaccgCGTTtcgactcttattttgagcgatgaaaaaataatagaatataattttatttttatatttcaatatcacaataatcttccaatttagaactacgagttaaaaagaactaacataaataaaatacacttcagctaaatacttctaattaggggtgggtttttataatcgatttatcgattaaaatcgattcattaaaatcctgaatcgattttttaatataaatttattttgcctgaaatgccagaatctcaggtgaaatctcacaaaatttcaacaaccaccaaacagctaagacagtaaatgagagcagataCACAGATTCtgacaaagacgtaaacacacagcgcggacccgcggatcagaatcagtgagatgtcgcctttctcatcTGACGGCACGGAcgcggtcggggctgaaagcgacagctcgctgatcctgatgtttcggcgggtccgcgctttgtgttcacgccctttttgcactgattctaaagctgttagtttgatctctctccaaacaatattgaccgaaccagcagcaaaagaagatccaaactacgcttcacataaacaacaacaactctgacttttcctgttttgcttccaccacgataaaaatcacacttcatgcacagctctctctctctctctctctctctctgtacttcaagaacagtttcccgtctaaaaatctgttttctgcattattcgcttgcttgttacgcacaactctaccgttgtttacagcctGTCGGacgctgtttttttcccccttttac
It encodes:
- the LOC109204733 gene encoding uncharacterized protein LOC109204733, producing MLKVERMPHRGGRVALFTAAQETLIVDVVRGNNLIRLREIRDKVIADNVNFESIDDVSLATIDRVLRRQKTRMKQVYRVPFERNSARHKDLRYEFVQRILQLDAMARPHEYLFLDEASTCRNEGKEAVTSLAKEPSLRSGQRGGNITLCAAMGSEGLVHRHAVLGSYNTQLLLTFLEELKDILLDHQQHHPGPAHHLYVIIWDNVRFHRTNQIREWFTTNSDHFLNVCLPPYSPFLNPIEEFFSSWRWKVYDRQSYTRENLLRAMELACVDIPAEAFQGWIRHSRVFFPRCLARDNIACDVDEVMWPDAAQRHDAAQ